The following proteins come from a genomic window of Takifugu rubripes chromosome 11, fTakRub1.2, whole genome shotgun sequence:
- the mrm3a gene encoding rRNA methyltransferase 3A, mitochondrial, with protein MFWTNERRKQEANMAAYMRSVRRIIDFERHFCAARGTSIAVESRRYVRGLRRKPVSVIFPDSEPDKIPKDTPRSNPGGQSVKSKTDVKPAAQARRAPENDFVGTKSTAKNVYVPATKDQVDGLRYERASAGDKRLGRLVSVARSRTFREHQGKILLEGRRLICDALDAGAVPQMVFFSTADRLRELPLDKLRRATLIKVRFEDIKVWSDLVTPQGVIAIFSRPDPLEINFTGRQHSVPLSLICDNIRDPGNLGTMLRCAAAAGCHDVLLTKGCVDVWEPKVLRAAMGAHFRLPVLPSLEWDDIERRLPKPVTVHIADSSSSSSSNATQKVSGAQVGASRKPSRAGDYGWISTRGKNKNMRYEDYDSDSDWEDEEHHPTVDTKIYHESWAQGPAALVIGGETHGLSAEAAQLAEKTGGHRLYIPIRPDVDSLNSAMAASILLFEGRRQLLKRTQTSKV; from the exons ATGTTTTGGACAAacgagagaagaaaacaggaggCAAATATGGCAGCTTACATGAGAAGCGTGAGGCGTATAATTGATTTTGAGCGCCACTTCTGCGCAGCAAGAGGGACTTCTATTGCTGTGGAATCAAGGCGATATGTGCGCGGACTCAGGAGGAAACCAGTAAGCGTTATATTTCCAGACAGCGAGCCGGATAAAATCCCTAAAGACACCCCAAGATCTAATCCGGGAGGGCAAAGCGTCAAGAGCAAGACGGATGTAAAGCCTGCAGCTCAGGCAAGACGTGCTCCAGAAAATGACTTTGTCGGGACTAAAAGCACTGCAAAGAACGTCTATGTTCCCGCCACGAAGGATCAGGTTGACGGACTTCGCTACGAGAGGGCTTCGGCTGGAGATAAAAGACTCGG GAGATTGGTGAGTGTAGCCCGTTCCAGGACATTTCGGGAGCACCAGGGTAAAATCCTCCTGGAAGGCCGACGCCTGATCTGCGATGCTCTGGATGCAGGAGCCGTCCCGCAGATGGTGTTCTTCAGCACAGCCGATCGACTCAGAGAGCTGCCTTTAGACAAGCTGAGAAGGGCCACGCTCATCAAGGTCAGGTTTGAGGACATTAAGGTCTGGTCTGATCTTGTAACTCCACAGGGGGTGATTG CTATATTTTCTCGGCCCGATCCTTTGGAAATTAATTTCACAGGCCGACAACATTCGGTGCCGTTGTCCTTGATATGCGATAACATCCGAGACCCTGGCAACCTCGGGACAATGCTGAGATGTGCTGCGGCAGCTGGCTGCCACGATGTTCTGCTCACGAAAG GCTGTGTCGATGTGTGGGAACCAAAAGTGTTGCGTGCAGCCATGGGTGCACATTTCCGCCTTCCTGTCTTGCCCAGTTTAGAATGGGATGATATTGAAAGACGCCTCCCTAAACCCGTGACTGTACACATcgccgacagcagcagcagcagcagctccaacgcCACTCAAAAAGTGTCAGGTGCTCAAGTCGGAGCTTCTCGCAAGCCGTCCAGGGCAGGAGACTACGGCTGGATCAGCACAAGGGGCAAAAACAAGAACATGCGCTATGAGGATTATGACTCTGACTCTGATTGGGAAGATGAGGAACATCATCCCACAGTAGACACAAAGATATACCACGAGAGCTGGGCACAGGGTCCCGCTGCTCTTGTGATCGGTGGAGAGACGCACGGCCTGAGTGCGGAAGCGGCCCAGTTGGCTGAGAAAACAGGCGGTCACCGATTGTATATTCCCATCAGACCAGACGTAGACAGTTTAAACTCAGCCATGGCTGCTAGTATCCTTCTGTTTGAGGGCAGAAGGCAGCTGCTAAAAAGAACACAAACGTCTAAGGTCTAA
- the glod4 gene encoding glyoxalase domain-containing protein 4: MALRRALHFVFKIGDRAKTATFYRDVLGMKVLRHEEFEEGCKASCNGPYDGRWSKTMVGFGPEDDHFVVELTYNYGVGEYKLGNDFRGITLQSSSAVSNAKRLGWPLTEVEEALYLIHAPGGYPFYLVDKEQPSTDPVQKVCLGVSDLHRSTQYWATLLGMKVKEKNELKKTILLGFTDTQCKLELHDVGGTVDHATAFGRIAFSCPREQLPELEALIKKESQKILTPLVSLDTPGKATVEVVILADPDGHEICFVGDEAFRELSATDPKGNDLLDKAMAEDKSDEWFAKHNRQKATA; encoded by the exons ATGGCACTGAGACGGGCGCTGCATTTCGTTTTTAAAATTGGCGACAGGGCTAAAACAGCCACATTCTATCGCGATGTTCTTGGAATGAAG GTTTTACGCCATGAAGAATTTGAGGAAGGCTGCAAAGCGTCATGCAATGG CCCTTACGACGGAAGATGGAGCAAAACGATGGTTGGATTTGGTCCCGAAGATGACCACTTTGTTGTTGAGCTGACCTACAACTACGGTGTTGGAGAGTATAAACTTGGCAACGATTTCAGG GGAATCACTCTGCAGTCCAGCAGCGCTGTGAGCAATGCCAAACGTCTTGGCTGGCCTCTCACCGAGGTGGAAGAGGCTCTGTATCTGATCCATGCTCCAGGAGGGTACCCTTTCTACCTTGTGGATAAAGAACAGCCTTCCACTG ATCCCGTGCAGAAGGTTTGTCTCGGAGTATCAGACCTTCACAGATCAACACAATACTGGGCCACTCTCTTGGGCATGAAAGTTAAGGAAAAGAATGAGTTAAAGAAAACCATCCTGCTGGGATTTACAGACACTCAA TGTAAGCTTGAGCTTCACGATGTTGGGGGAACAGTAGATCATGCAACAGCCTTTGGAAGAATAGCATTTTCATGTCCACGAGAGCAG CTGCCTGAGCTTGAAGCCTTGATAAAAAAGGAAAGTCAGAAAATTCTCACTCCGTTAGTCAGCCTGGACACTCCAGGAAAAGCCACAGTGGAGGTTGTTATTTTAGCTGACCCA GATGGTCATGAGATCTGCTTTGTTGGAGATGAAGCCTTCCGGGAACTGTCTGCAACGGACCCCAAAGGAAATGACTTGCTTGATAAG GCCATGGCTGAAGATAAGAGCGACGAGTGGTTtgccaaacacaacagacagaaaGCCACTGCCTGA